A window of Persephonella sp. genomic DNA:
TTTAGTGGAGGGAAAAGTATTATCAAGGATTTTAGAGCCTTTTTTACCTGTTAGAATGCTTATAAACTTTTGGGGTATGTTTTGGATTATATCTCTTAAAGTTCTATCAAATTTTGCCATTTATCTAATCCTGACAATTCCTATAAAGTATCTGCTAATTTTACCATATAGCAAAAATTCAACATGAAATTTAAAAGGAAAAGGGAAATTTTATTATAAAAATCATACATCTATAGCTATATTAACTTTAGATTTAAGATTGAGATTTAATCTGGAGTTATTACCTTGGAATTAAAAGAACTGTTCGAATACTTAATAGTTGGAATATTTATAGCCGGTGCGTTATTTTTCCTGATAAAAAGAATTAGAAGAAATATAAAAAGGAGGCAATGTGCCTCCTGTCCTTTGTATGAACAATGTGAAAGAAAGGATAAAGTTCCTTTAAATTAGCAAGAGAATGAGTTACCGCATCCGCAAGAGCTTGCAGCGTTAGGATTCTTAATTGTGAATCCGCCACCCATAAAGTCCTGAACGTAATCTAAAACAGCTCCACCGATATATGGTGCTGAGAACTCATCAATAGCAATTTTTACGCCGTTTTCCAGCTCAACAACTTTGTCGTTTTCTTCTATAGCTTCATCAAATCCCATTGCATATTGGAATCCTGAACATCCACCTGGAACTACTCTTACTCTGAGGATTGGATTTTCTATTCCTTGTTCATCAGCTATTCTTTTAATTTCAGCAGCAGCTGCTTCTGTTACAGTAAAGTTTACAGTTGATTGCATGATATAAACCTCCATTTTGTTTTTTTACATATTATATTCTGGCAAGTGTTTTTATTATGATTGTTATCAGAATTTCATCAGATACATAAATTGTGGAACGGTAAGTATCTGGGAAAGCGAAATTTTTGAGTCTGTTAATTTCTGGAGAAAACCTTTTTCTTTCTTAAGAAATATAATATTTACCTTTTTTCCTTCTAATTTTGCCAGTTTCTTTGCCTCATTAATTGCATCCTGAATATTCCCCAGCTTATCTACTAATCCCAGCTTTTGAGCCTGTTTTCCTGAAAAAATTCTTCCATCTGCATATTTTTTTAGTTCTTCTTTTTTGATTGGTCTGTATTTAACAATAGCATCTAAGAACTGATCGTAAACATCTTTGATTGTTGCTTCAAGGAGTTTTTTCTGTTCCGGAGTAAGCTGGTGATTTGGATAGAGAATATCTTTGTTCTGACCGCTTTTTATGTTTTCTATTTTTATTCCTATTTTATTTAGGATTTGTGAAGCATCTACATGCTGGATAATCACACCTATGGAACCGGTTATTGTTCCGGGATTTGCATATATAACATTAGCAGGTGCACTTATATAATAACCTCCTGAAGCGGCTACATTTCCCATTGACACAACAACAGGCTTGGTTTTTCTGAGTTTTTCAATGGCAGTATATATCTCTTGTGCAGCACCTACTGCGCCACCGGGGCTATCAACCAGTAAAACTACAGCCTTGATTGAGGAATCTTTTTGGGCTTTATCTATATTGGAAACAGTATCCATATAACCGGATATTACTCCTTTTACCTCAATTACGGCAATTTTAGGCGAAGATTTATAGTTTAAATAAGATAAGAACCAGAAAACTCCCAGAAATATTAAAATTCCTATTATTATTTTCTTCTTCATATTTCCCCCGTTAGATAGTTGATGAAGGAACCGGTATAAATTTTAGCATTGGTATTTTTCTTATTTTTATTCTTTTACTGAGTAAATGTCCGATATAACCCTGCTTTTGATTTAGTTCTTCGGCAACTTTTTCAACATCCTTCAGGGCTGTTATATAAACATCAGATTTGCTTAAATCAGGTGCAGTTTCCACATTTGTAATGGTAATTAGATTATCTTGCAAGGGCATATCATATAGGAATACCTCACTTAATGCTTTTCTTATTGCTGCATTTACTTTTTCTGATTTGTGGCTTTTTTTCATTTAATATATCTCCTTATAAATATTTATATGAACTTCCGGAAAATTAATCTCTACAAAGTTTATTATATTTTGCATTACTTTTTCTACTTGTTTTTGGTCCGGAGCAACTGTTACAACTGCAACCTGTGCAGACTGCCATAAATCCTGATTTCCAACCTCTGATACTGAAACATTAAATTTAGCCTTTAATTTTTCTTTCATTGAACGGATTACCATCCTTTTTTCCTTTAATGAGGTAGCATGAGGAATATACATATCAAAAACGATACTTCCTATAAACATCTTCTCCCTGAAAAAAATTTTTTTGTGAATATATATATTTTAAGGAATTTTTCAATCAGGAATTTTTAAAAAGGTTTATAAAGTCTTCTACTGTTAACTCTTCAGCCCTTGCAGTCTCAGGGATATCTGCTTTTTTCAAAACCTCAACAGGCAATTTAGTCCTGAGCATCTTTCTACGGGCTGAAAAAAGATGAGAAACAAAATTTTTATACTCTTTTATTTTGTCGATAGGAGGGTTTTCTTTTGGGATAAGTTTTACAACTGCGGATGTTACTTTAGGTGGTGGTTTAAAAAATCTGGCAGGAACACTCATAACGTATTCCACATCAAAAAATGTCTGTATGAAAACAGATAAAAATGTGTATTGCTTGGTTTTTGGTTTTGCAATTAGTTTTTCTGCTACTTCTTTTTGTAGCATGAATACGCAAAGCTGGATAATATTAAGATAAAAAGGCATATTTACCAGAATAAGAGATGCCACATTATAGGGAAGATTTCCAACTACTTTGATTTTCTGACCTTCTGCCAGTTCAAAGAGATTAACATCAAAAAAGTCTTTTTTTATTAGCTGGAAATTTTCATATCCGGAAAATTTCTCCTCTATTATAGGATAGGCCTCAGGGTCTATTTCTATTCCGTAAAGTTTTTTAGGATTTCTTTTTAAAATTTCTTCTGTTAATTGCCCTGTGCCTACCCCTATTTCAACAATAATATCTTCCGGCTTGACATCTATCTCATCTACTATTTTTTGTATTACCCCTGATGCTATTAAAAGGTGCTGCCCGAACTTTTTCTTTGTTCGGAATCCTTTATCCTTCAAGCTCTTTTGCCTTTCTGAGTATTAACTCCTTTACAAAATCCCTTGTGTCTTCCCTTTCAAGTGCAAAATCAACGATAGCCTGAATATAACCGAATTTATTACCTGTATCGTGTCTTATTCCTTCTATATCCTTTGAATAGATAACCTCATCTTTTCTCAGGGTCATCAGGGCATCTGTAAGCTGGAGTTCACCGCCTTTTCCAAATGGTGTTCTTTTTAGGGCATCAAATATATTTGGAGTAAGAATATATCTACCTATAATTGCAGATGTAGACGGAGCTTCTTCCGGTTCCGGTTTTTCCACCAGATAATTAACCAGTCTTATATTTTCTTCTATAAATGTTCCTTCCACTATTCCGTATTTGTATGTTTCTTCCTTTGGAACTTCTGTTGTTCCTATAACAGATTTACCGAATTTTCTGTAAACATCTATTAATTGTTTTAATCCGGGATATTCATGGTTTATGATTAATTCATCCCCCAGTAAAACGGCAAATGGCTCATTACCTATAGCCGGTTCAGCGGTAAGTATAGCATGACCAAGTCCAAGCTGCTCTTTTTGTCTGATATATATGAAATTTGCAAGGTTTGATACTTCTCTAACAAGCTTAACAAGTTCTTCTTTTCCTGCTCTCTCAAGAGCTTCCTCAAGGTCTGGAGCATAATCAAAATGGTCTTCTATTGCTCTTTTGTGCCTACCTGTAACGAAGATTATAGTATCAATACCTGAAGCAACAGCTTCCTCAACTATATACTGGATTATAGGTTTATCCACAATAGGCATCATCTCCTTAGGAGTTGCCTTTGTGGCAGGTAAAAATCTTGTTCCAAATCCTGCAACAGGAATAACTGCTTTTTTTACTTCAAGCATCCTTCCCTTCTCCTTCTATTTTTTCAAGTATTTTTTTGTATCCTTCTATAAGGTCTCCAAGGTCAAATCTAAATCTATCTTTATCAAGGCTTTCTCCTGTTTTGGCATCCCAGAATCTACATGTATCAGGTGATATTTCATCTGCAAGAACTATCTCACCATCTTTTCTTCCAAATTCCAGTTTAAAATCAACAAGGATTATTCCCTGTTTTGCCATAAAATCTTTGATGATTTCATTTACTTTCAGGGCAAGTTCTTTCATCTTTTGAACTTCTTCAGGTTTTGCCAAATTCATAGCATATATGTGTTGTTCACATATTATCGGGTCGTGGAGTTCATCATTTTTTAGATAAAATTCAACCAAAGGTGGATTAAATTCAGTTTTTTCCGGAATACCAAGTCTTTTTACTATACTTCCTGCTGCAATATTTCTGACAACAACCTCAACAGGTATTATTTCAACTTTGTATATAAGCATCTCTCTATCTGAGAGCTGTTTTATAAAGTGTGTTGGGATACCTTTTTCGTTGAGAAGTTTAAAGAAAAAAGAAGCTATTGTGTTGTTAAGGACACCTTTTCCTTTTATTGTAGCTTTTTTAAGTGCATCAAAAGCTGTTGCAGAATCTTTGTAATAGGCTATTACTTTATCAGGCTCGTCTGTGGCATATATGATTTTCGCTTTTCCCTCATACAGTTTTTCTCTTTTTTCCATTAAAATCCTCCTATAAATTCTCTTTAGCTAAAAGTTTAAAGTAGTCATATTTTGAAAGCTGGAGAATTTCATTAAATATATTTTTTGCTTCTGAAGAATTACCTGTTTTTTGCAGCGTGAAAGCCTTTAGAGTAAGTGCTGAAATATAGTTATAATATCTCTGGTCTATTGTTTTGATTGTATTTAATGTTTTACCATACTCTTTGTTTTTGTAATACAGATATCCTTTATACTCTGTAAGTCCTGCGTTAAGCTGCTGAGAGTTAAGCCTTACCTGTAATTTGTTTATATCTTCAGGAGTTATTTTGTTCTTGTCTTTTTTGATAAGAAGGTCATAGGCAATTGCAACTTTAACAAATGGGGAATCTGGATACTCTTTTTTTATTTTATCTATAAGTTTTTGGGCTTCTTGATATTTCTTGTCCTGATAAAGTTTGCTGATTTGATAGGCTATTGATGAGGATTTATTAAGAATTTCCTGTTGATGATGTTTGTAATAGAAAAATGCAACTATCAGCAAAATAATTAAGACTATACCTGCAATAAAAAGTTTGATATTTTTCCTGACAAAGTCATAGAACATATAGACTTTATATTCAAACTCAATATCAACATCTTGTTCAAGGGGAAGTTTTTTCTTTTCCATGTTATCTCCGGAAAAATTTTTAATAATTATTATAACTTAATTAACTGTAAGGCTTTTTCTGTAATTTCAGCAGGGGCTATACCGGTAAGACAATCCACTGTCTCAAGTTTGCATTTTTTCTTTCCGTGTATATCACAGGGCTGACAGGGAAGGTTAAGGCACATATAATCCCCTTCTTCTTTTAATGGCGCAAATCCAAAATATGGATGTGTAGCACCATAAACCATAAGAACAGGAACTTGAACAGCCCTTGACATGTGAGCCACTGCACTATCATTGCTGATTGTAAGCTTTGCATGGGAAATGGCAGCAAGGCTTTCCCTGAGGGAAAGCCTTCCCCTTAAATCAATGGTGTTTTCAGGATAGATATTAGAGTCGCTTTCTTTGTCTTCTTTGCTACCAATCAGCACAACATTAAATCCTTTCTGTCCAAGTAATTTTGCAACTTTGTCGTAGTATGGATAAGATTTATTTTGATATCTGGCTCCTGCTCCGATAGCAACAAAACTTTCAGGGAGAATTTTTTTAACTTTTTCTTTTTCTTCTGGGGTCAAGATTATCTCTGGTTTTGGTATTTCAGATAGATTTATTCCCAGTTCCTTTAAGGGCTGGCTGTAAGCCTGTAGAACATTAAACTCATCTTTTATAAATTTTCTTAAAAATGGATTTGTGTATGCCCTTCTTTTTAATACATTTTTTGGATATTTTAAGACTCTGGCATTTAAGAACTTGGTTAACAAAAAAGACCTTAGATTTCTGTGGATATCAATAACCATGTCGTAGTTTTCAAGAGAAGAGGCAAACTGTTTTATCTGTGAAAGTGATTTAAGCTGATTTTTATCAGGAGATATTAGCCTATTAATCCTGTAATCCTTTTCAAACAAAGGTGCAAAAGGTTTAAGTGTAAGAAAATCAACGGTATATCCTGCTTTATAAAGAGGGTCAAGAATGCTACTAACTAATATCACATCTCCCAATGAAGAAAATCTGATTACCAGTATTCTCAAATTTTCCCCTAAAGCATGTTTTTCAGATTTTCTATTTCAGCCTGAAACTCTTCAACCATAGAGTCGTGATGGAATTTTTTAGCCTGTTCAATACCTTTTTGATAATATTCTATAGCTTTTTCAATATCTCCAATATTCAGGTAAGATTGTGCCATTAATCTATAAGCAGAACCTTCATCTTCATGGATATCCAGATATTTTTTTAGATATAAAATTGCCTCATCATATCTTTTCTCTTTAAATAATTCCAGCGCAAGCCCGTATAATCCAAGAGGATTATTCGGGTCTTTTTCTAAAGCCTTTTTTAAGATATTTATCCTATCTGACATGACTTCCTCCTTTACCAGAAATAGATATTATATGCCATTTCAAAACAATTTCATAAATATATTTTTGTATAGACAATACTTAATTATATTTCTATATTTAATATAAAAGATATAAAGGAGGTAATTGTTATGAGAGCTATTATAATAGCTATAGCTCTTTTGATAGGCTATAGCTATGCTTACGAAGATTTTGTCCAGTATGAAAAGGGTTATTACTATGTGGTAATCAAGAAGGGCTCTTTCAAGGTGATAAATGCTAAATTGCAGGAGGAAATTACCAATCATGGATGGGATGTAATTCATACTATCAATGTTGACCAAACTGTAAAATCAAAAGTCCCTTACAAAACTCATCTGCTTTGCAAAGCCAAATATCTAAAACAGGGTGTTCAATATTTTAAACCTATCGGTGTTATTATCCCCTGTAAGATGGCAATATTTGTGGATGGGAATAATGTTGTGATTATGGTTGAGGATGTTATGGAACTTGCCAGAATTTATGCTCCGGGAAATAAAAAATTTGAAGGATTCTTGAATCAGGTTAAAGATGAGATGATAGATATTCTCAACAGAACTGCTGCCAGATTTATGAGTAGTAAATATACTCCTTATGAATAATAAAAGGGGGCAAAAGCCCCCTTGATTTTAATCTTCTGGAACTTTGAATAATTCTTCGTAGTCAATACCTTCTTCTTCTGCAAGTTTCTTAGACATTTCTTCAAGGTGAAGAAGGAGGTTCCATTTTTCATCAACTTCTTTCTGGATTCTTTCCAGAACTTCAGGATATTTAAGAACGTGTTTCCATCTTGGCTGAGCTGCAATGTATTCTTCGATTGGTTTTGGTTTTTTAGGTTTGATATTTACTTTCCAATATTTTCCGTTTATTACTTCAAATACAGGCCAGTATCTTGTTTCAACGGCCAGTTTTGCTATTCTCATTGTATCTTCCGGAGCAAATCTCCATGAGAGTGTGCAAGGTTCAAGAACATTTATAAACTTAAATCCTTCCATAGACATTGCTTTTTTGGTTTTTCTTGTAAGGTCTCTGAATATGTGTGGAGAAGCTTGTGCCACATAAGGAATTCCATGAGCAGCCATTATCATTGTAAGGTCTTTTCTTGGTTCCTGTTTTCCTACACGTTCCTTTCCTACAGGTGTTGTTTTTGTATAAGCTCCTATAGGTGTTGCAGAAGATCTTTGATATCCTGTGTTTTGATATCCTTCGTTGTTATAGCAAACGTAGAGAACATTATGTCCTCTTTCTGCTGTAGCAGATAAAGCCTGAAAACCGATATCGTAAGTTCCACCATCTCCACCGAAAGCCACCACGTGTATTTTCTTATCCTCAGGAATAACTCCTTTTTTCTTGAGAACTTTGTAAGCAGCTTCAACACCAGCTGCAACTGTTGCAGTTGATTGGAAGTTTACGTGTATCCACGGAACATTCCAGGATGTAACAGGATAAACACCTGTTGTAACCTCAAGACATCCTGTTGCATTTGCAACAATAACAGGTTCATTTATTGCAAGTAAAACTTCATTAACAATTGGTGGAATACCACAACCAATACACATTCTATGACCAGGTGCGAGAGGTTGATGACCACCAAAAGTCTCTCTATGGGAAGCTAATTCTGATAATAATGCTATAGGTCTCTTTTTTGCCATGATTACTCCCTCACTTGTAAGTATTCTACAAAGGTGTCTCTTGTATCAATGCCTTTCTCAAGGCGTTCAAGTCTATCAAATGCTTTCATAAATTCTTCTTCGTGGATTTCCCTTCCGCCGAGTCCATAGATAAAGTTATGAACCAGTGGATTATTTTCTGTCCACATAAGAGAAGTAACTATATCTTTGAATAATGGTCCTCCGATTCCATCAAAAGAATCTGCCCTGTCTAAAACAACTACTCCTTTAGCTTTAGAAAGTGCCTGTGCTACTTCTTTTGCAGGGAAAGGTCTGTAAAGTCTGATTTTTATTGCACCTACTTTTTTACCCTGCTCTCTTAATCTATCAACAGCATCTTTCAGCGTTCCAAAAGATGAACCCATTGATATTCCGATATATTCGGCATCGTCTGTTTTGTATTCCTCTATAAAGTCATAATGTTTTCCTGTGATTTCTCCAAATTCCGTAAACACTTCTTTAACAATGTCATACACCTTTAAGAAGTCATGATGCTGCTGATATTTACATTCTGTATAGTAGTCAGGTTGAGCAGTTGCACCGTAAGTAACCGGTTTTTCCACATCTAAAAGTGGATATGGAATTCTGTGTATATCAGAAGGTCCGACAAAGTTTTTAACTGTTTCGTCATCTAAGATTTCTACATCTTCTATAGAGTGAGAAACGATATACCCGTCATAATTAACAATTATTGGGAACATTGCCTTTTCAGATATTTTCACAGACATAATAATGTTATGGTAAGCTTCCTGTGCATTTTCTGAGAAAAGGGAAATCCAACCTGTATCCCTGGTTAACATAGTATCGCCATGGTCACAGTGAATAGAAAGTGGCGCAGATAATGCCCTGTTAACATCTAAAAGAACAATAGGAACCCTCATTCCAGAAGCAACATAAAGATTTTCTATCATGTAAGCAATTCCGGGACCTGCAGAAGCTGTTATTGTTCTTGCACCTGCTGCTGCTGCACCTATACAGGTTGCCATTGCAGAGTGTTCACCATCAACGGCGATTAACTCTGTATCAACCTCTCCATTTGCAACATACTCAGCAAAGAAGCCCATTAGTTCTGTTTGTGGAGATATTGGATAGACTGCTGCAACATCAAAATTTATCTGTCTCATAGCCTCTGCAGCAGCCTGATTACCTGTTAAAGCAACTACTTTTGTTTGAGCCATATTTTAAACCTCCAAAATTTTAAACTTATAGTTGTTCTTCAAGCTCTTTAAGCTTAATTTCCATTTCTGGAACCATCTCAAGAGCATTATATGGACATTCAACTGCACATATTCCGCAACCTTTGCAATAATCAAAATCAGTCTCAAATCTTTCTTGTGGAGATACAGGAATAGAATCGTCTGGACAGAAAATCCAGCATATAAGGCAGTGTGTGCATTTGTCATAATTCAGGACAGGTCTGAGCATTCTCCAGGAACCTGTATGGTTAATTTTACTTGAACCAGGTTCGGTAACTATTGAACCAATTGGTATTTCATTCCATGGTTTAAGTTCATAGCTCATTTATATAATCCTCCTTTTACTTTGATTATACATTTATTCTATTTTCAAACAGCGTTTGATTTTATGAGATTATTCAGCTTTATAAACTTCTTCATATCCTCTTTCAAGTGCTTTAAGGTTTTGAGGAAGCAGTGCTCTAAGTTTAGAAGAGGCTTCAAATGCTTCTGTGATTTCCTGTTTTAAAGCATCAAGGTCAACAATTCCTGTTGCTTTAGCAACTGCCCCAAGCATAGCTGTGTTTGGAATATTTCTTCCAAATTCCTCTAAAGCTATTTTTGAAGCATCAACAATCCATAGCTCGTTATTTGGAATATCAAGGATTTTTCGGACTTTGTCTGCAGGGAAGTTTGTGTTTACAATAAAAACTGTATTTTCATCTGTTCCGGCCTTGATAACATCTTTTATCGTAAACATAAGAGATGGGTCTGTGATAATTACTATTTCAGGGTGTTCTACAGGGGCTCTTGTATTTATATATTGGTCACTTATTCTTGTTGAAACTTTAACAGGAGTTCCTGACCTTTCAAGTCCAAATTCAGGCATCGCCTGTCCGTGTTTTCCTCTGATAATCGCTGCTGAAGCAAGCATTTTTGCCGCTGTAACTGTTCCTTGACCACCTCTACCGTGCCAGCGGATTTCTCTCATAGACTTATCTGTAGCGGTTGCCATTGCGTTGACCTCCTAAATTTTATAACGCTGTTATATAAATAATAACATAATGACATATATAAAACAAAAAAGATAAGGGAATAAAATACAAGTTAAATATAGAAGGATTAAAATAGAGGGGGAGTATGCGCAGAGTTATTTAGTTTTGTTTATAGTGCCAGTTAATATAAGGGATTAAATCTTCTTCTAAAATTTCCTGTATAACAGAATTTATTTTGTCATGAAGTTTCCAATTTCTTTTTTTATAAACATAAATATTTAAGCCTATATCAGCTCCTTCCCTTGCTTCTGCAATATCTACTTTTACAGGCAGGTTATATTTATTAAGAGCCTTTTGTATTTCTTGAATAATTTCTACGGTTGTCTTTTCTTTAATCATTTTTTAAAACCTCAAATAATCTTTCTACAAGATTAATATATACTTCTACTTCCTCTTTTTCTATAGAGTTCATAATCAGCTAATCTTCTTAGCTCATAAAAATCCCTTAATCTTTTTCTATCTTCCTTATTTAAGGTGATATCTTCCTCAAAAAGGGCTTTGAAAAAGCATTTAAGTATTCCTTTGTGTGCCCATCTACCAGATGGAGGGTCACCGCACACAGAAACCATTATAGAATATGCAGAGTAATATAATCTTGCCAGACTATCTCTGTATAGTTTATTTTCATATAAAATTTTCCCGGCAATAAAATGTTCCTTTGCTTTTGATTTCCACTTTTTGTTTTGACTCAAAATCTTATTTCCTGTTTGTTTAACTTTAAAAGATATCGTCCTTTTTATGAAGAAAGTTGATTAAAGGGGAGTTTTATGTTCAAGGGCTTTGGATAGTGTGAAATCATCTGCGTTTTCAAGGACGGCTCCAAATGGGAGTCCATATCCTATTCTGAATATGGTGATGTTTTTATCTTTGAGAAGATTATAGATATATGAAGCCGTTGCTTCACCTTCTACCGTTGGGTTTGTCGCCAGTATAACCTCTTTTACTGGTAGTTTATCTACCCTTTCTATAAGGCTATCAATATTTAAATCTTCCGGTGTTATTTCTTCAAGGGGAGATAGTCTTCCACCTATCACATGATAAAGTCCATTGAATTTTCCTGTTCTTTCTATTGCAAATGCATCAAAGCTTTCTTCCACCACACATATAACCGATCTGTCCCTGTCTTCATTTTTGCATATTGGACAAAGCTCATCTTCCGTATAAATACCACACTCTCTGCAAGGGTGAACTTTTTCCAGAAGTTGCATAAATGTTTTTATAAGGTCTAAAGCTTCTCCACGGGGCATGTTCAAAATATTCACAGCAAGTCTCTGGGCAGACTTCTCCCCGTAGCCTGGAAGTCTGGATATTTCTTCTACTACTTTTGAAAGTGTTTCAGGAATTATATTTTCCATTAGAGTAAGTTATTCAACCCCGGAATATTCCCAAGCATTCCTGCAGCTTGAGATAGCTTTTCTGTCATAACTTCTTTTGCCCTTGCATTTGCTTCATTTATTGCTGCAACAAGTAAATCCTGCAGTATTTCATGGTTGTCTTCTGTTAAGAGGGATTTATCTATAAAAACATCCTTTGCTTCTCCAAGACCATTAACTACTATCTTTACCATTCCACCGCCAACTTCAACAATAATCTCTTCATTTCTCAGTTCCTCTTTTGCCTTGGCCATATTTTCCTGCATTGTTTTCATCATCTTCATCATATCGCCTAAATTTCCTAAATTAAACATTTACTCCTCCTTATAGCTAATTAGTTTTCCTTGAAACAAATCCAGCACCTTGTCTACTGATTCATCTCTCTTTTTGCTCTTTTTTTTCTCAGGCTTTATCTCAATCTCTTGTATTTCCACAGTTTTTGGGAAATATTTCTGTATTATATCTAATTTGCTTTTTAAAAGATCTGCTATTGTTTTTTCAACCAATATCACAAATTTATCGTTTTCTTCTTTTATGCTGGCGTTTTTCAGTGCTCCTGATACTATTCCACCTGCTTCTTTGCCTATTTTTAAAATTGCCTTTTGAATATCAAACTTTTCTTCTTTAGGTTTTGTTTGCTGGGTTTCCTTTGTCTGCGGTGTTGTTTGAACAGAAATTCCTTTTTCCAGCAGTTCTTTTATTGGAATAAGATTTTTCATAAATTTAAGCTTTAAAACTGCAAGCTGATAGATATCCTTTTTCTCTGTAAAATTTCTTGCTTCAAGGTATGTCTTTTTGAATATATCAAGTGTATAAATCAGAAGTTCTGTATCGTCTTCTGAGAATATATCATCTTTTTGTCCCAGTGCAATGGATACCATTGCTTTATGGAGTTTTTCCATTATTTGCTGCCAGAATACATTCAGGTCATATCCTTCGCTGTCAAGGGTTTCTATGGTTTTCAGCATATCTTTTAAAGATTTTTCTTTAAGATCTGTTAAAAATTTATTGACTATATTCTCTGGAATTACGCCAAGTAGTTGTCTAGTAGTTTCTACTTTAACAGAACCATTGCCGTATATAACAGCCTGGTCTAATATGCTTGCTGCATCTCTGACTCCACCTTCGCTTGCCTCTGCTATCAGATAAAGTGCTTCCTCCTCATAAGGTATATTTTCATTTTCTAAAATCCATTTCAGGTATTC
This region includes:
- a CDS encoding thiamine pyrophosphate-dependent enzyme, with product MAKKRPIALLSELASHRETFGGHQPLAPGHRMCIGCGIPPIVNEVLLAINEPVIVANATGCLEVTTGVYPVTSWNVPWIHVNFQSTATVAAGVEAAYKVLKKKGVIPEDKKIHVVAFGGDGGTYDIGFQALSATAERGHNVLYVCYNNEGYQNTGYQRSSATPIGAYTKTTPVGKERVGKQEPRKDLTMIMAAHGIPYVAQASPHIFRDLTRKTKKAMSMEGFKFINVLEPCTLSWRFAPEDTMRIAKLAVETRYWPVFEVINGKYWKVNIKPKKPKPIEEYIAAQPRWKHVLKYPEVLERIQKEVDEKWNLLLHLEEMSKKLAEEEGIDYEELFKVPED
- the porA gene encoding pyruvate ferredoxin oxidoreductase, giving the protein MAQTKVVALTGNQAAAEAMRQINFDVAAVYPISPQTELMGFFAEYVANGEVDTELIAVDGEHSAMATCIGAAAAGARTITASAGPGIAYMIENLYVASGMRVPIVLLDVNRALSAPLSIHCDHGDTMLTRDTGWISLFSENAQEAYHNIIMSVKISEKAMFPIIVNYDGYIVSHSIEDVEILDDETVKNFVGPSDIHRIPYPLLDVEKPVTYGATAQPDYYTECKYQQHHDFLKVYDIVKEVFTEFGEITGKHYDFIEEYKTDDAEYIGISMGSSFGTLKDAVDRLREQGKKVGAIKIRLYRPFPAKEVAQALSKAKGVVVLDRADSFDGIGGPLFKDIVTSLMWTENNPLVHNFIYGLGGREIHEEEFMKAFDRLERLEKGIDTRDTFVEYLQVRE
- the porD gene encoding pyruvate synthase subunit PorD gives rise to the protein MSYELKPWNEIPIGSIVTEPGSSKINHTGSWRMLRPVLNYDKCTHCLICWIFCPDDSIPVSPQERFETDFDYCKGCGICAVECPYNALEMVPEMEIKLKELEEQL
- a CDS encoding 2-oxoacid:acceptor oxidoreductase family protein codes for the protein MATATDKSMREIRWHGRGGQGTVTAAKMLASAAIIRGKHGQAMPEFGLERSGTPVKVSTRISDQYINTRAPVEHPEIVIITDPSLMFTIKDVIKAGTDENTVFIVNTNFPADKVRKILDIPNNELWIVDASKIALEEFGRNIPNTAMLGAVAKATGIVDLDALKQEITEAFEASSKLRALLPQNLKALERGYEEVYKAE
- the recR gene encoding recombination mediator RecR, with amino-acid sequence MENIIPETLSKVVEEISRLPGYGEKSAQRLAVNILNMPRGEALDLIKTFMQLLEKVHPCRECGIYTEDELCPICKNEDRDRSVICVVEESFDAFAIERTGKFNGLYHVIGGRLSPLEEITPEDLNIDSLIERVDKLPVKEVILATNPTVEGEATASYIYNLLKDKNITIFRIGYGLPFGAVLENADDFTLSKALEHKTPL
- a CDS encoding YbaB/EbfC family nucleoid-associated protein, whose amino-acid sequence is MFNLGNLGDMMKMMKTMQENMAKAKEELRNEEIIVEVGGGMVKIVVNGLGEAKDVFIDKSLLTEDNHEILQDLLVAAINEANARAKEVMTEKLSQAAGMLGNIPGLNNLL
- the dnaX gene encoding DNA polymerase III subunit gamma/tau — encoded protein: MAYQSFARKYRPKNFSQVVGQETVKKTLENAIKLDRISHAYIFAGSRGLGKTTIARIITKCLNCEKGITPEPCGVCENCQEIEKGSFPDMYEIDAASNRGIDDIRALRDNVSYAPIKGRYKVYIIDEAHMLTREAFNALLKTLEEPPSNNIFILATTELHKIPDTIRSRCQTFIFKPPTKEQIKEYLKWILENENIPYEEEALYLIAEASEGGVRDAASILDQAVIYGNGSVKVETTRQLLGVIPENIVNKFLTDLKEKSLKDMLKTIETLDSEGYDLNVFWQQIMEKLHKAMVSIALGQKDDIFSEDDTELLIYTLDIFKKTYLEARNFTEKKDIYQLAVLKLKFMKNLIPIKELLEKGISVQTTPQTKETQQTKPKEEKFDIQKAILKIGKEAGGIVSGALKNASIKEENDKFVILVEKTIADLLKSKLDIIQKYFPKTVEIQEIEIKPEKKKSKKRDESVDKVLDLFQGKLISYKEE